In Actinomycetota bacterium, the following proteins share a genomic window:
- a CDS encoding ATP-binding protein, whose amino-acid sequence RALRELRGAPPEPEVEQRQGRLDEELRRLLWIPLLIVDEVGYIPFDPAAANLMFSLVSSRYERASMIVTSNKPFSAWGEIFGDEVVAAAMIDRLVHHAEILSLKGDSYRLRDRDLGGRPPAREPETG is encoded by the coding sequence CGCGCGCTCAGGGAGCTACGCGGCGCCCCGCCCGAGCCGGAGGTCGAGCAGCGGCAAGGGCGCCTCGACGAGGAGCTGCGCCGGCTGCTCTGGATTCCCCTGCTGATCGTCGACGAGGTCGGCTACATCCCCTTCGACCCCGCCGCCGCCAACCTGATGTTCTCGCTCGTCTCCTCCCGCTACGAGCGCGCGAGCATGATCGTCACCAGCAACAAGCCCTTCTCCGCCTGGGGCGAGATCTTCGGCGACGAGGTCGTCGCCGCGGCGATGATCGACCGGCTCGTGCACCACGCCGAGATCCTCTCGCTCAAAGGCGACAGCTACCGCCTGCGCGATCGCGACCTCGGCGGCCGCCCGCCTGCTCGAGAGCCCGAAACCGGATAG